From one Leptospira paudalimensis genomic stretch:
- the queA gene encoding tRNA preQ1(34) S-adenosylmethionine ribosyltransferase-isomerase QueA yields MDFLEEFDFHLPEEQIARFPAKNRDESRLLLVDKSKETFWEAPHFRNIGQWLRPGDVLVFNDTKVSYRRVFLQVESGRIHESIFLETVDDSSFVWTCILKNRAKLKLGDNLWPVGFPNFQFRYDGKEEELSLLVSDKIISDSDFEIFGTIPIPPYLKRKVIEEDKIRYQTIFAKKSGSVAAPTAGLHFTDSLKEELVQRGIEFVPVNLQVGYGTFRPLTAEQWQTKTLHKEKYEITEETANRLNTAKKEGRRIIAIGTTSLRVLETVFDSQQQKYKVGLGQTDIFLSPGDNIKSVQGLITNFHLPKSSLLLLVSAFANSRLVMNVYRYALQNHFRFYSYGDSMFLF; encoded by the coding sequence ATGGATTTTTTAGAAGAATTTGATTTTCATTTACCAGAAGAACAAATTGCGCGTTTCCCTGCGAAAAATCGAGATGAATCAAGATTACTCCTTGTAGACAAATCGAAGGAAACGTTTTGGGAAGCTCCACATTTTCGCAACATAGGGCAATGGTTACGACCTGGCGATGTATTGGTATTTAATGATACAAAAGTTTCGTATCGAAGGGTGTTTTTACAAGTGGAATCAGGTCGGATTCACGAATCCATTTTTTTAGAAACTGTGGATGATTCTTCCTTCGTTTGGACTTGTATCCTTAAGAATAGGGCAAAATTAAAGTTAGGTGATAACTTATGGCCTGTTGGATTCCCAAATTTTCAATTTCGATATGATGGGAAAGAGGAAGAGTTGTCCTTACTCGTATCTGACAAAATAATTTCAGATTCAGACTTTGAGATTTTTGGAACAATTCCAATCCCTCCTTATTTAAAAAGGAAAGTCATCGAAGAAGATAAAATACGATACCAAACTATCTTTGCAAAAAAATCAGGTTCTGTTGCAGCACCAACTGCAGGCCTTCATTTTACAGATTCCTTAAAAGAAGAACTTGTCCAACGGGGAATCGAATTTGTACCAGTGAACCTCCAAGTTGGTTATGGGACATTTCGTCCTTTGACCGCCGAACAATGGCAAACTAAAACCTTACACAAAGAAAAATACGAGATCACGGAAGAAACAGCGAATCGATTGAACACTGCAAAAAAAGAAGGTCGTCGTATCATTGCGATCGGAACTACGTCTCTTCGTGTGCTCGAAACTGTATTTGATTCTCAACAACAGAAATATAAGGTAGGTTTGGGTCAAACTGACATATTTTTGTCGCCAGGTGACAACATTAAATCAGTACAAGGACTGATCACAAACTTTCATTTACCTAAATCGAGTTTGTTATTACTCGTAAGTGCCTTTGCAAATAGTCGACTCGTGATGAATGTTTACAGGTATGCATTACAGAACCATTTTCGTTTTTACTCATATGGTGACTCTATGTTCTTATTTTAA
- a CDS encoding glycosyltransferase family 4 protein, whose protein sequence is MKTKIGIDARPLAYGITGNSRYLAEVLKVIIPKHKDKEFYFFSNKPIHVVFNDLLYPNVRLVIEPKSIPGPLYLNFILPRRLKQNQIEVFWGTIQMLPFFKLPIPSYVNYHDLNFISAPETMAKWNYWQHKFLSPITLKNADIVFCLSKNTKEEIMQFRPNCKDKCIVVYPGVTKIKTNRSKLNIKFPKDFFLTVGTLEPRKNINRLVDAFIQFKTNYPKDKNSLLIMGRKGWGDEGDLLYQKLNDPEIRAKGIQFIEKPDENTLASAFQSCKAFFFPSLHEGFGLPLLEAMLEGKRCVASDIPVFKEILSDQCDLYIPAKDTNAWANAFRIMSGNTKERKPKFPTKKWTWQETAKKIEEVLFL, encoded by the coding sequence ATGAAAACAAAAATCGGAATTGATGCCAGACCACTTGCGTATGGAATTACTGGGAATTCGCGTTATTTGGCGGAAGTCCTAAAGGTAATCATACCAAAACATAAAGACAAAGAATTTTATTTTTTTAGCAACAAACCAATCCATGTTGTATTTAATGATTTATTATACCCGAACGTACGTTTGGTGATTGAACCAAAATCTATTCCAGGCCCACTCTATCTAAATTTTATTTTACCAAGAAGGCTAAAACAAAATCAAATCGAAGTGTTTTGGGGCACGATCCAAATGTTGCCTTTCTTTAAATTACCAATTCCTAGTTATGTAAACTACCATGATCTCAATTTTATTTCCGCTCCAGAAACCATGGCGAAATGGAATTATTGGCAACATAAATTTTTGTCCCCTATCACATTAAAAAATGCTGATATTGTCTTTTGTTTATCCAAAAATACTAAAGAAGAAATCATGCAATTTCGACCAAATTGCAAAGACAAATGTATTGTTGTTTACCCTGGTGTCACAAAAATCAAAACCAATCGATCTAAGTTAAACATCAAATTTCCAAAAGATTTTTTTCTAACGGTGGGCACATTAGAACCAAGAAAAAATATCAATCGTTTGGTGGATGCATTTATACAATTCAAAACCAATTACCCAAAAGATAAAAACTCACTCCTGATTATGGGAAGAAAAGGATGGGGAGATGAAGGTGATTTACTTTACCAAAAGTTAAATGACCCAGAGATCAGAGCCAAAGGAATTCAATTCATAGAAAAACCAGATGAAAATACTTTGGCTTCTGCATTCCAATCTTGTAAGGCATTTTTTTTCCCGTCTTTACATGAGGGTTTTGGATTACCTCTACTGGAAGCGATGTTAGAGGGCAAACGATGTGTTGCATCCGACATTCCCGTCTTCAAAGAAATTTTATCGGATCAGTGTGATTTGTACATCCCAGCAAAAGATACAAATGCTTGGGCAAATGCATTTCGGATCATGTCAGGTAACACAAAAGAAAGAAAGCCAAAATTCCCAACAAAGAAGTGGACATGGCAAGAAACTGCTAAAAAAATTGAAGAGGTACTATTTTTATGA
- a CDS encoding glycosyltransferase family 87 protein has product MWKFLEPMERQGKWILTVLFLFLLVTSVNRSHQKSDFLDYYHASERWITGDNLYRFDVAFDLQSKIKTAEDLFRPENLPLLLALQNETATYIYPPVFSFLLIPITYLSEPNAALVFEIVSWISFLILVYLLFQNKELNFQKTKFPYLILILTILFNFRFIESHIQNNQVGIILILLVMISILVKNHFLGGFLLALAVSIKITPLVFLFVFVYEKKYSRIFWFLIGLVFWNALPLVYQWDYTIQMSKEWMTEILGNALNNPLLRSWKNNQSFSSTLAKYFVSGADFINQPTYGLPLLNLSISFLKLIQLVFIIVYGIPLLLLWRKPNQKWTIISLLFLISALFSGISWIHSYIICLVPVYFILNKVFSTQMETKEVYFLILILCLPILSHRTFVGQKVESFLSMFSILFYSTSLLYFYIVRFALNENKNRN; this is encoded by the coding sequence ATGTGGAAATTTTTAGAACCTATGGAAAGACAGGGGAAATGGATCCTCACTGTTCTTTTTTTGTTCCTTTTAGTCACTTCTGTGAATCGTTCCCACCAAAAATCTGATTTTTTGGACTACTACCATGCGAGTGAACGATGGATAACAGGAGATAATTTATACCGATTCGATGTTGCTTTTGACCTCCAATCCAAAATCAAAACAGCAGAAGATTTATTTCGCCCCGAAAATCTTCCTTTGCTTTTAGCCCTCCAAAATGAGACCGCAACCTACATTTACCCTCCCGTTTTTTCGTTTTTACTCATTCCAATCACTTACTTATCAGAACCAAATGCGGCTCTTGTATTTGAGATCGTAAGTTGGATTTCATTTTTAATCTTAGTATACCTACTCTTTCAAAACAAAGAGTTAAATTTCCAAAAAACAAAATTTCCTTATTTAATTCTAATCCTCACGATTCTTTTTAATTTTCGATTCATCGAAAGCCATATCCAAAACAACCAAGTCGGGATAATCCTCATCTTACTTGTAATGATTTCTATTTTGGTTAAAAATCATTTTTTAGGTGGTTTCTTACTTGCGTTAGCTGTGAGTATCAAAATCACTCCTCTTGTTTTTCTTTTTGTTTTTGTTTATGAAAAAAAATACAGTCGGATTTTCTGGTTTTTGATTGGTTTGGTTTTCTGGAATGCCCTTCCATTGGTGTATCAATGGGATTATACAATCCAAATGTCAAAAGAATGGATGACTGAAATCCTTGGTAATGCTTTAAACAATCCACTCCTTCGTTCTTGGAAAAACAACCAATCATTCAGTTCAACACTTGCGAAGTATTTTGTTTCAGGTGCTGATTTCATCAACCAACCCACTTACGGATTACCTTTATTAAACCTTTCAATTTCTTTTCTCAAACTGATCCAATTGGTATTCATCATTGTTTATGGAATTCCATTACTACTTTTGTGGAGAAAACCAAACCAAAAATGGACAATCATCTCTTTGTTATTTTTAATCTCTGCTCTATTTAGTGGGATCAGTTGGATCCATAGTTATATCATTTGTTTGGTCCCTGTTTACTTTATACTTAACAAAGTATTTTCTACACAAATGGAAACCAAGGAAGTGTATTTTTTAATTTTGATTTTATGTTTACCAATTTTGAGTCACAGAACCTTTGTTGGTCAGAAAGTCGAATCCTTCCTTTCTATGTTTTCCATTCTTTTTTATTCTACAAGTTTGTTGTATTTTTATATTGTTAGGTTTGCACTCAATGAAAACAAAAATCGGAATTGA
- a CDS encoding LIMLP_18675 family protein: MKPILRLLSKWKEYKSKKESMYFGTSLYDELYTNPIPSIALIVGVSLFFYFSLPYIHFLGNFFFWFVGVLEITKVLKIPFLDELRYYHYLSAFVYFYISFSLLIDMSRLLSKWNVRTVIVKNEVWQISHSGLGKKLNQYQLNAEGLSLSYEHGGLMDFLGLNRLVWKKDGKEIFSSPYFFPYKKNKSIINRLLKR; this comes from the coding sequence ATGAAACCTATCCTACGATTACTTTCAAAATGGAAAGAATACAAATCCAAAAAAGAATCAATGTATTTTGGTACTTCACTTTATGATGAATTGTATACAAACCCGATCCCATCTATTGCATTGATTGTAGGTGTTTCCCTTTTCTTTTATTTCAGTTTACCATATATTCATTTCCTTGGAAATTTTTTCTTTTGGTTTGTTGGCGTATTGGAAATCACAAAAGTTTTAAAAATTCCATTTTTAGATGAACTCAGGTATTATCACTATTTATCAGCTTTCGTTTACTTTTATATTTCTTTCTCTCTTTTAATTGATATGAGTCGATTACTTTCAAAGTGGAATGTACGCACAGTAATTGTCAAAAACGAAGTTTGGCAAATCAGTCATTCTGGGCTTGGCAAAAAGCTCAACCAATACCAATTAAATGCAGAAGGTCTGTCTTTGTCATATGAACATGGTGGACTCATGGATTTTTTGGGACTCAATCGACTGGTTTGGAAAAAAGATGGGAAAGAGATATTTTCATCTCCTTATTTTTTTCCATATAAAAAAAATAAAAGCATCATCAATCGATTGTTAAAACGATAA